In Oncorhynchus nerka isolate Pitt River linkage group LG21, Oner_Uvic_2.0, whole genome shotgun sequence, the following are encoded in one genomic region:
- the LOC115103750 gene encoding UPF0669 protein C6orf120 homolog gives MVLCSSMLAVAFLLSQAGGFLHSLEEDALPKEWVLLHMVQGHIGAGNYSYLRLNHDGKIILHMRSLKGDADLYVSDKTLRPSFDTYKLQSVTCGQDVVVVPGDFGRPVGIGIYGHPSHQESEFEMSVFYDQTSLQDPFDKRSYPSEEDRGKQKYSPAPEDEFQEEESIFWTILIGILKIILEILF, from the coding sequence ATGGTGCTGTGCAGCAGCATGCTGGCTGTGGCATTCCTCTTGTCTCAGGCTGGGGGGTTCCTGCACTCTTTGGAAGAGGATGCCCTTCCTAAGGAGTGGGTGCTGCTCCACATGGTGCAGGGCCACATCGGGGCGGGCAACTACAGCTACCTTCGGCTCAACCACGATGGCAAGATCATCCTGCACATGCGCAGCCTCAAGGGTGATGCAGACCTGTACGTCTCAGACAAAACTCTGCGGCCCAGCTTCGACACCTACAAGCTGCAGTCGGTCACCTGCGGCCAGGACGTGGTCGTAGTGCCTGGAGACTTTGGGAGGCCCGTGGGGATTGGCATTTATGGCCACCCGTCGCACCAGGAGAGCGAGTTTGAGATGAGTGTGTTTTACGATCAGACTTCCCTCCAGGACCCGTTTGATAAAAGGTCGTACCCCTCAGAGGAGGACCGGGGGAAGCAGAAATACTCTCCAGCTCCAGAGGATGAATTCCAGGAAGAGGAGTCCATCTTCTGGACTATTTTAATTGGGATTCTGAAGATTATACTTGAAATTTTGTTCTAA